One part of the Bdellovibrio bacteriovorus genome encodes these proteins:
- a CDS encoding ATP-binding protein has product MMFLLVFLSLMLTFSVCTVLSCYLWPYRRQLLHRMILSIQVTYAVWSFSIITVLVIDDMAIKIFMTHLRQLVLPPLCVTWVLVGAAIFLPDLWEKIRRWQWILYVLPAVVIGANAMSLMGFPFAKEWIFFNFRLVEGFEGLPIFERSALQKANLLYSFFWILVLYLIYFWVMATKKGPRRRHAIYMFLASVIPVGAEILGQTVFKLQPQFTQLTVAGIWPSMLALNYAAVRGDLLEISTLAQRSVFDHLPSPVIVLNTHGEFWDCNQAAKKLLELGPKDFGQRASQIPVIREIMNGDESIAYASRTFRIVEHTVHMTKGPETAKIYVLMDVTDLEESNRTLRELNAQILQMTRFSRKVQTVLSHDLTGSLSGVQMLLTGVINQMKQNEDQTPVDSLQKVRDANKSSMNLLRDVLAWSHEDESQRSIDFQGRVNAAIEQLSPQLLQKNIQLHKEMPEQEIQLLGSGKVLEAVVRNILSNAIRFSPREGVVRVTGRMLERHVELNIQDYGLGMSQELIDEVFSSRAAFAATSGGFGIGLHFTKDFITQMGGVLIIESAEGEGTLVRVQLPLFG; this is encoded by the coding sequence ATGATGTTTCTTCTGGTGTTTCTATCATTGATGCTGACGTTCTCGGTTTGTACGGTCTTAAGCTGTTATCTGTGGCCCTATCGTCGGCAGTTGTTGCACCGGATGATCCTGAGCATCCAGGTGACTTATGCCGTCTGGTCCTTTTCCATCATCACCGTTCTGGTCATTGATGACATGGCCATTAAAATCTTCATGACTCATCTGCGGCAGTTGGTTTTGCCCCCGCTGTGCGTGACGTGGGTTCTGGTGGGAGCTGCCATCTTCCTTCCGGACCTGTGGGAAAAGATAAGACGCTGGCAGTGGATTCTGTATGTGCTTCCTGCAGTTGTGATCGGAGCCAACGCCATGTCGTTAATGGGCTTTCCATTTGCGAAGGAATGGATCTTCTTTAACTTCCGTCTGGTAGAAGGCTTTGAAGGTCTTCCCATTTTTGAAAGAAGTGCTTTGCAAAAAGCCAATCTGCTGTATTCGTTCTTTTGGATTCTTGTTCTGTACCTGATCTATTTCTGGGTGATGGCCACCAAAAAGGGCCCGCGCCGCCGGCATGCGATTTATATGTTCCTGGCCAGCGTGATTCCGGTCGGAGCCGAAATTTTGGGACAGACCGTATTCAAGCTTCAGCCCCAGTTTACCCAGTTGACCGTCGCCGGGATCTGGCCCTCGATGCTGGCATTGAATTATGCGGCCGTTCGTGGGGATCTTCTGGAAATCAGCACTTTGGCGCAAAGAAGTGTGTTTGATCACTTGCCCAGTCCGGTGATTGTTTTGAACACTCACGGGGAATTCTGGGACTGCAATCAGGCCGCGAAAAAGTTGCTGGAGCTGGGGCCGAAGGATTTCGGCCAAAGAGCCTCACAGATCCCCGTCATTCGTGAGATTATGAATGGGGACGAGTCCATTGCCTACGCCAGCCGTACCTTCAGAATTGTCGAACACACGGTCCATATGACCAAGGGACCTGAAACTGCCAAGATTTATGTGCTGATGGACGTGACAGACCTTGAGGAAAGCAACCGCACCCTGCGCGAGCTGAACGCCCAGATTCTGCAAATGACCCGTTTCAGCCGCAAGGTACAGACGGTGTTGTCTCATGATCTGACGGGTTCCCTTTCCGGAGTGCAGATGCTGCTGACCGGAGTGATCAATCAGATGAAGCAAAACGAAGATCAAACCCCAGTGGATTCTTTGCAAAAGGTTCGTGATGCGAACAAGTCTTCGATGAATCTGTTGCGTGACGTGCTGGCCTGGAGTCACGAGGATGAAAGTCAGCGCAGCATCGACTTCCAGGGGCGGGTGAATGCCGCTATTGAACAGTTGTCACCGCAACTGCTGCAAAAGAATATTCAACTGCACAAAGAAATGCCCGAGCAGGAGATTCAACTTTTGGGGTCGGGTAAAGTGCTGGAGGCGGTTGTTCGCAATATCCTTTCAAATGCGATTCGCTTCAGTCCGCGTGAAGGTGTCGTGCGTGTGACCGGCAGAATGCTTGAGCGCCATGTTGAATTGAACATTCAGGATTATGGCCTCGGAATGTCGCAGGAGTTGATCGATGAAGTGTTCAGTTCAAGGGCGGCATTCGCAGCCACCAGTGGTGGTTTTGGTATCGGTTTGCACTTCACGAAGGACTTTATCACCCAAATGGGTGGTGTGCTCATCATAGAATCTGCAGAGGGAGAAGGGACTCTGGTCCGTGTACAATTGCCGTTATTTGGTTGA
- a CDS encoding response regulator transcription factor, with the protein MSTLENTLQNSVSFFIVDDHPVTRHGLRVALTSLSPKIQCVGEASTVPAALQNLKSLDVNYVVLDHMLPGQSGMELITMAASARPDLKFMLVTQCEDAETLAQYQRMGVKVLLSKISAMDVLEDAVKCLIEDKNYLCPAFEKIMEEPRLTNVLTPRELEVVRMIAQGKTNKEVAACLECSEHTIKTHKTNVMRKLNLSNAVEISVWALKRNLA; encoded by the coding sequence ATGAGCACACTAGAGAACACACTTCAGAATTCTGTATCGTTTTTTATTGTAGATGACCATCCGGTGACCCGTCATGGGTTGCGTGTGGCGCTGACTTCATTGTCACCAAAGATTCAGTGTGTGGGTGAAGCGTCCACTGTACCTGCGGCCCTGCAAAATCTTAAGAGTCTTGATGTGAACTATGTTGTGTTGGATCACATGTTGCCAGGCCAGTCCGGCATGGAGCTTATTACCATGGCGGCTTCCGCGCGTCCGGATCTGAAATTTATGCTGGTCACTCAGTGTGAAGATGCGGAAACACTGGCACAGTATCAGCGCATGGGTGTGAAGGTGCTCCTGTCCAAAATCTCTGCCATGGATGTTCTCGAAGATGCGGTGAAATGTCTGATTGAAGACAAAAACTATCTTTGCCCTGCTTTTGAAAAAATCATGGAAGAACCGCGCCTGACGAATGTGCTGACACCGCGGGAACTGGAAGTCGTGCGCATGATCGCTCAAGGCAAGACCAACAAAGAAGTGGCCGCATGTCTGGAGTGTTCAGAGCACACCATCAAAACTCACAAAACCAATGTGATGCGAAAGCTGAATCTTTCCAACGCTGTTGAAATCAGCGTCTGGGCCCTGAAGCGCAATCTGGCTTAA
- a CDS encoding YceI family protein, whose amino-acid sequence MTTTKWNIDPMHSSANFTIKHMMIAKVHGGFEKLSGSLSLDSSDITKSSIEAVIDASSINTRETQRDTHLKSADFFDVEKYPTLNFKSTKVEKDGDDLKVTGNLTIHGVTKEVVLAVEGPTAEMKDPYGNIKIGISATTKIKRKDFGLTWNAALEAGGVLVGDDVSISLDVQFAKQV is encoded by the coding sequence ATGACAACCACTAAATGGAACATCGACCCCATGCACTCCAGCGCCAACTTCACCATCAAACACATGATGATTGCCAAAGTTCACGGCGGCTTTGAAAAACTGTCCGGCAGCCTTTCTTTGGATTCATCTGACATCACCAAATCTTCCATTGAAGCGGTGATCGATGCTTCCAGCATAAACACCCGTGAAACCCAGCGCGACACCCACTTAAAGAGTGCTGACTTCTTTGACGTAGAAAAGTATCCGACCCTGAACTTCAAATCCACCAAAGTGGAAAAAGATGGCGACGATCTGAAGGTCACCGGAAACTTGACCATTCATGGAGTTACCAAAGAGGTGGTTCTGGCAGTGGAAGGTCCGACGGCGGAAATGAAAGACCCGTATGGAAATATTAAAATCGGGATTTCTGCGACGACCAAAATCAAACGCAAGGATTTCGGTCTGACCTGGAACGCGGCCCTGGAGGCCGGTGGCGTGCTGGTCGGTGACGACGTCAGCATCTCTTTGGATGTGCAGTTCGCAAAACAGGTTTAA
- a CDS encoding GNAT family N-acetyltransferase — MKVENKLNDRFTLPIPGAGEGVLLYRRGRNNALDLYSTVVPEAARGQNLGDKLVRAALDFAKQEGVKIIPTCPYVAHWFSKHPEESGMLL, encoded by the coding sequence ATGAAAGTCGAAAACAAACTGAATGACAGATTCACCCTGCCAATTCCCGGAGCCGGGGAGGGTGTGCTTTTGTATCGTCGGGGCCGAAACAACGCTTTGGATCTTTATTCCACTGTGGTGCCGGAAGCGGCGCGAGGTCAGAATCTGGGAGACAAGCTGGTCAGGGCGGCGTTGGATTTCGCCAAACAGGAAGGGGTCAAAATCATCCCGACCTGCCCCTATGTGGCGCACTGGTTTAGCAAACATCCCGAAGAGTCCGGGATGTTGCTTTAA
- a CDS encoding NAD-dependent malic enzyme → METDNKYARPVYIPYSGTVLLEMSLLNKGSAFSDEERTHLNLHGLVPQTIETIEEQAQRVYSQYRLLKSDIDKHVYLRNLQDTNETLFYHLLVNHLTEMMPIIYTPVVGEACEHFSEIYRASRGLFISYPNKDRIDEMLRNVTKQKVKVIVVTDGERILGLGDQGIGGMGIPIGKLSLYTACGGISPAYTLPVVLDVGTNNQALINDPLYMGWRQPRITGQEYEDFVDAFVQAVKRRWPDVLLQFEDFAQKNASPILKRYRDEICSFNDDIQGTAAVTVGCLIAASRANGGRLRDQRVVFLGAGSAGCGIAEQIIAEMKHEGLSDEQARQQVFMVDRFGLLTDKMPNLLEFQSPLVQKAETLASWEISNDEISLLDTVRNAKPTILIGVSAQPGLFTEEIIRTMHSHCEHPIVMPLSNPTSRVEATPADILRWTDGKALVATGSPFMPVHINDQIYPIAQCNNSYIFPGIGLGVLACGARRVTDSMLMAASSALADCSPLAQNGKGALLPELSQIEKVSRTIAFAVAKAAQADDVALKVTDEELLALIDKNYWYPKYRSYKHASS, encoded by the coding sequence GTGGAAACCGACAATAAATACGCGCGCCCTGTTTATATTCCATACTCTGGAACTGTCCTGCTTGAAATGTCTTTGCTAAACAAAGGAAGTGCCTTTTCTGACGAGGAACGCACGCATTTAAACCTGCACGGCCTGGTGCCTCAGACGATTGAAACCATCGAAGAGCAGGCCCAGCGTGTGTACTCCCAGTACCGTCTGCTGAAGTCCGACATCGACAAACACGTTTATCTGCGCAACCTGCAGGACACAAACGAAACGTTGTTCTATCATCTGTTGGTGAATCATCTGACCGAAATGATGCCGATCATTTACACGCCAGTGGTGGGTGAGGCCTGCGAACATTTTTCCGAGATCTATCGCGCCTCGCGCGGTCTGTTCATTTCCTATCCGAACAAGGACCGTATTGATGAAATGCTTCGCAACGTGACCAAACAAAAAGTCAAAGTCATCGTCGTGACCGATGGCGAACGCATTTTGGGCCTGGGGGACCAGGGCATTGGCGGCATGGGGATTCCTATCGGAAAGCTTTCGCTGTACACGGCTTGTGGCGGTATCAGTCCGGCGTACACATTGCCGGTGGTGCTGGATGTGGGCACCAACAACCAGGCGCTGATCAACGATCCGTTGTACATGGGTTGGCGTCAGCCGCGCATTACCGGTCAGGAATACGAAGACTTCGTCGACGCCTTTGTGCAGGCGGTGAAACGCCGCTGGCCGGATGTACTGTTGCAGTTTGAAGATTTCGCGCAGAAAAATGCGTCACCGATTTTGAAGCGTTATCGTGATGAGATCTGCAGTTTCAATGACGACATTCAAGGCACCGCCGCCGTGACGGTGGGCTGTCTTATAGCGGCCAGTCGCGCCAACGGGGGACGTCTGCGCGATCAGCGGGTGGTCTTCCTGGGGGCCGGTTCTGCGGGCTGCGGTATTGCTGAACAAATTATTGCCGAAATGAAGCACGAAGGGCTTAGCGATGAACAGGCCCGTCAGCAGGTGTTTATGGTGGACCGTTTTGGTCTTTTGACCGACAAGATGCCAAACCTGCTCGAGTTCCAAAGTCCTTTGGTGCAAAAAGCCGAGACGCTGGCTTCCTGGGAAATCTCTAACGACGAGATTTCACTGCTGGACACTGTTCGCAACGCCAAGCCGACGATCCTGATCGGAGTGTCCGCGCAGCCGGGTCTGTTCACCGAAGAAATCATCCGCACCATGCATAGCCATTGTGAGCATCCCATTGTGATGCCGCTGTCGAATCCGACGTCGCGTGTGGAAGCCACACCCGCGGACATTCTGCGCTGGACAGACGGTAAAGCCTTGGTGGCAACGGGCAGTCCCTTTATGCCGGTGCATATCAATGACCAGATTTACCCGATTGCTCAGTGTAATAACTCGTACATCTTCCCGGGGATCGGCTTGGGGGTTTTGGCTTGTGGAGCCCGCCGCGTGACGGACTCGATGTTGATGGCCGCCAGCAGTGCTTTGGCCGATTGTTCTCCGCTAGCGCAAAATGGCAAAGGAGCCTTGCTGCCAGAGCTATCTCAGATCGAAAAAGTGTCGCGCACGATTGCCTTTGCGGTGGCGAAAGCGGCACAGGCTGATGACGTGGCTTTGAAGGTCACTGATGAAGAGCTTTTGGCATTGATCGATAAAAACTACTGGTATCCGAAGTATCGCAGCTATAAGCATGCATCGTCTTAG
- a CDS encoding sensor histidine kinase, protein MTDITTQVQMGEAPAFVNNPADVEFVPAGVKELSRGYTIEDQWFKISLHNDHNTPQSKVLYFDAPLMGRLYLQKQGDSLALSSGPGLPLAERAFKSRFGAFPIELGPDETATYYIKRDSHHALNTRVFWADPADLEHQDDLARTIFYFYLGGIFSLVVYNLLLGFFTTQKDHVSYSFFAASFGVTALVLHGVFDSYLLPNGKFVFSNYLMFFSSVSLFSASLFVERFLSIKKEFAVGYWGLRLFLALSVVTMVGSLFAPVYRELFFLGYLIDIAIGAAILFFIFCGFYSLIRYRHKLASYFLLSWLVVLIGTFVWFASIHGFIRGNIYTQYSLLLANLGEMIVLSLGLAYKIRVLDEEKRLAQQAAVDKERYHRLVRVLSHDVANTVSGLLYHSEMLKDHVTAQAGDAHLDRINKSTTKLNQILKSVRQEEVYHVFKQNAEMQLVELASACWEAVNHYSWQIEEKELLIEVEIENDLCVRADRSALINQVLSNILSNSIKFSEPGREIRLLAHKQDDGVVLEIRDQGLGIHPSEVSLLFKRNRLFSHKGTGNEEGTGFGTSLIAEYMQLFGGQVEVSSVHHSIHPASGTTVKLVFPHP, encoded by the coding sequence GTGACGGACATCACCACCCAAGTGCAAATGGGCGAAGCTCCCGCTTTCGTCAATAACCCGGCAGATGTGGAATTTGTTCCCGCTGGTGTCAAAGAACTGTCGCGTGGTTACACCATAGAAGATCAGTGGTTTAAGATTTCTTTGCACAATGATCACAACACACCTCAGTCAAAAGTGCTTTATTTTGATGCCCCCCTGATGGGGCGCTTGTACTTGCAAAAGCAGGGCGACTCGTTGGCGCTGTCTTCCGGTCCCGGTCTGCCTTTGGCGGAAAGGGCTTTTAAAAGTCGCTTTGGGGCCTTTCCGATCGAGCTGGGCCCCGATGAAACCGCAACGTACTATATTAAACGTGATTCCCATCATGCGCTGAACACGCGGGTCTTTTGGGCGGATCCGGCGGACCTTGAACATCAGGATGATCTGGCGCGCACCATTTTTTATTTCTATCTGGGCGGGATTTTTTCTCTGGTGGTTTACAATCTTCTGCTGGGTTTTTTCACCACGCAGAAAGATCACGTCAGCTATTCATTCTTTGCGGCAAGCTTCGGTGTGACCGCTCTGGTTTTGCACGGGGTGTTTGACAGCTATCTGCTTCCCAACGGCAAATTTGTCTTTTCCAACTATCTGATGTTCTTTTCCTCGGTCAGTCTTTTTTCGGCCAGTCTTTTTGTGGAAAGATTCTTAAGCATCAAAAAAGAATTCGCCGTCGGTTACTGGGGGCTTCGCCTGTTTTTGGCACTTTCGGTGGTGACGATGGTGGGAAGCCTGTTTGCGCCGGTGTATCGTGAATTGTTCTTTTTGGGATATCTGATCGATATTGCCATCGGGGCGGCGATCTTGTTCTTTATTTTCTGTGGTTTCTATTCCCTGATTCGCTACAGGCACAAACTGGCGTCTTATTTCCTGTTAAGCTGGCTGGTGGTGTTGATCGGAACTTTTGTTTGGTTTGCATCCATTCATGGCTTTATCCGCGGCAATATCTACACTCAGTACTCGCTGCTTCTGGCGAATCTGGGCGAAATGATCGTGTTGTCTTTGGGACTGGCTTACAAGATCCGCGTGTTGGACGAGGAAAAACGTCTGGCTCAGCAAGCCGCCGTGGACAAGGAACGTTATCACCGTCTGGTGCGGGTGCTTTCACATGACGTTGCAAACACGGTTTCGGGGCTTTTGTATCATTCAGAAATGCTGAAAGATCACGTCACTGCCCAGGCTGGGGATGCGCACCTGGATCGTATCAACAAATCCACCACCAAACTGAATCAGATTCTGAAATCGGTCCGTCAGGAAGAGGTCTATCACGTCTTCAAACAGAACGCAGAAATGCAGTTGGTGGAGCTGGCCTCGGCATGCTGGGAAGCTGTGAATCACTATTCCTGGCAGATTGAGGAAAAAGAACTGCTGATCGAAGTCGAAATTGAAAATGATCTGTGTGTGCGAGCCGACCGCTCGGCGCTTATCAATCAGGTGCTTTCCAATATTCTTTCCAACAGTATCAAATTTTCTGAACCGGGCCGCGAGATCCGTTTGCTGGCGCATAAACAGGATGACGGTGTGGTTCTGGAAATACGGGATCAGGGGCTGGGCATTCATCCCAGCGAAGTCAGTCTGCTGTTCAAACGCAACCGGTTGTTCTCTCACAAGGGCACCGGAAATGAAGAGGGCACAGGCTTTGGCACCTCGCTGATTGCAGAATACATGCAGTTGTTCGGCGGTCAGGTGGAAGTGTCTTCAGTTCATCATTCGATCCATCCGGCCTCGGGCACAACGGTGAAGCTGGTCTTTCCCCACCCATGA
- a CDS encoding S8/S53 family peptidase, producing the protein MKNQKIRILACVLGLFSSFQATAFVELEKRQPLEVEDGRLTPYWAQEYIGADLVKEEMRLLPNLQRVPMAVYDVGFEKEHINLAFDIPVDRAMNGNRPMKGHHGTSVASLINGKGMVSVSEFVNYVQLKKVSPAVFYFGAVRELKELPVKPQVISNSMGWTSESVLELATEVDQMGIIWVMAAGNEHPNEIAEHERVAPVISVGSYSPRGLQTLSSQESDQLDILAPADEYQAALDGNGQEVLFGETSGATPLISASIANAKALIPSLSRAQIESLMKRTAIRSFHSLYSEKNKAGLFNAYRFFKVVQRLHAVCGANAPCIQAQMDNRQNYLFEAQVLSPRITAVCHSRQGLSKAEMKALRTQYLLNAEQSQYARLLSCAYRNEGYSINADYYENIALIHENPKALQNKIQTHAVQAVLHGYTASASLRDLQILNDSFREALLKILSGETGMEQYQARDLLKAYDNTVKVELP; encoded by the coding sequence ATGAAAAATCAAAAAATCCGCATTCTGGCTTGTGTTTTGGGGCTTTTCAGTTCCTTCCAGGCCACGGCCTTTGTGGAACTGGAAAAGCGTCAGCCTCTGGAAGTTGAAGACGGTCGTCTGACCCCGTACTGGGCGCAGGAATACATCGGCGCTGATCTGGTGAAAGAGGAAATGCGTCTGCTTCCGAATCTGCAGCGTGTTCCCATGGCTGTCTATGACGTGGGCTTTGAAAAAGAACACATCAATCTGGCTTTTGATATTCCGGTGGATCGCGCCATGAACGGAAACCGTCCGATGAAAGGGCATCACGGCACCAGCGTGGCGTCGTTGATCAATGGCAAGGGCATGGTTTCGGTTTCTGAATTTGTGAACTATGTGCAGCTTAAAAAAGTATCCCCGGCGGTGTTCTATTTTGGCGCTGTCAGAGAACTGAAAGAGCTTCCAGTAAAACCACAGGTGATTTCAAATTCCATGGGCTGGACATCTGAATCCGTCCTGGAACTGGCCACGGAAGTGGACCAGATGGGCATCATCTGGGTGATGGCGGCCGGTAACGAACATCCCAACGAAATTGCTGAACACGAACGGGTCGCGCCGGTCATCAGCGTCGGATCTTATTCGCCTCGGGGACTTCAAACTCTGTCGTCCCAGGAATCCGATCAACTGGACATTCTGGCTCCGGCGGATGAATACCAGGCGGCCCTTGATGGCAACGGACAAGAGGTTTTGTTTGGTGAGACCAGTGGTGCCACCCCTTTGATTTCCGCGTCCATCGCCAATGCCAAGGCGCTGATTCCGTCTTTGTCCCGTGCCCAGATTGAAAGCCTGATGAAAAGAACGGCGATACGTTCTTTCCACAGTCTGTATTCGGAAAAGAACAAGGCCGGACTTTTTAATGCTTATCGTTTCTTCAAGGTGGTGCAGCGTCTGCATGCGGTGTGCGGTGCCAATGCCCCGTGCATTCAGGCCCAGATGGACAATCGTCAGAACTATCTGTTTGAAGCTCAAGTCTTAAGCCCGCGTATCACGGCAGTTTGCCATTCCAGACAGGGACTTTCCAAGGCCGAAATGAAAGCCCTGCGCACGCAGTATTTGCTGAACGCTGAACAATCCCAGTACGCGCGTTTGCTTTCTTGTGCCTATCGCAATGAGGGTTACAGCATCAATGCGGACTACTATGAAAACATAGCCCTGATTCACGAAAATCCCAAGGCCTTGCAAAACAAAATTCAGACCCATGCAGTCCAGGCTGTACTGCATGGCTACACGGCAAGTGCTTCCTTGCGTGATCTGCAGATATTAAATGATTCTTTCCGCGAAGCCCTGCTCAAGATCCTTTCCGGTGAAACGGGAATGGAACAGTATCAGGCGCGGGATCTGTTGAAAGCCTACGACAACACCGTGAAAGTGGAGCTTCCCTAG
- a CDS encoding S8/S53 family peptidase: MKLLLLLSLLISCRVLAFVELEDRKALEVEGEKLTPFWAQEYIGADLVKEEMRQIPGLVKVPVSVYDIGFEKDHIKLTRDIEVDTASGGMGEVGYGGHGTSVASLLNWPGMVSASEVVDFVQLRRVSPDIFYYSALQEVKSMSVRPWIISNSMGWETAEVTGYARQADQMGIIWVMAAGNSHPLKIEDHERLAPVISVGSYSPRGLQTIYSQESDQLDILAPGDDYQAAIDGMGQRALFGATSGATPLVTATIANVKSLLPSLGRSEIEFLLKKTALASFHSLYLPDNKTGLLNSYKAWKVAERLFAICGKDEACLQQQIRNGRNYVFKEARLTAKVEGVCAGKTVLAKQEMNDLRRQYFLNPQITRYARLLSCAYGNEGYSVNADNYDSMVLIQSDPVAMQAKVRRQAVRAVQKNHVNSGALRDVQILDDSFREALVLALKDGHGLYPSRAREFLEKYDQTGRVELSDRSKISKKSSKKTVK, from the coding sequence ATGAAACTTCTGCTGTTGCTGTCATTGCTGATTTCCTGCCGGGTTCTGGCATTTGTCGAGCTCGAGGATCGCAAGGCCCTGGAGGTGGAAGGCGAAAAGCTGACCCCGTTCTGGGCGCAGGAATACATTGGCGCGGATCTGGTGAAAGAGGAAATGCGCCAAATACCGGGGCTGGTGAAGGTGCCGGTTTCGGTTTATGACATTGGATTTGAAAAAGATCACATCAAACTCACACGGGACATCGAAGTGGACACCGCCTCTGGCGGTATGGGTGAGGTGGGTTATGGCGGGCACGGCACCAGTGTCGCAAGTCTGCTGAACTGGCCGGGAATGGTGTCGGCTTCAGAGGTCGTGGACTTCGTGCAGCTTCGCCGGGTCAGTCCGGATATTTTTTATTATTCAGCCTTGCAGGAAGTTAAATCAATGTCCGTGCGCCCGTGGATCATTTCCAATTCCATGGGATGGGAAACGGCGGAAGTCACTGGTTACGCCCGGCAGGCCGATCAGATGGGCATCATCTGGGTGATGGCGGCCGGCAATTCCCATCCACTGAAGATTGAGGATCACGAACGTCTGGCGCCTGTGATCAGTGTCGGATCCTATTCTCCACGAGGGCTGCAGACGATATATTCTCAGGAGTCTGATCAACTGGACATTCTGGCGCCGGGTGATGACTATCAGGCCGCCATAGACGGAATGGGGCAGAGGGCCTTGTTTGGTGCGACCAGCGGGGCGACGCCGCTGGTGACGGCTACAATCGCGAATGTGAAATCGCTGCTTCCGTCACTGGGCCGTTCAGAAATCGAATTTTTGCTGAAGAAAACCGCGTTGGCCTCTTTTCACAGTTTGTATTTGCCGGATAATAAAACGGGTCTTTTGAATTCGTATAAAGCGTGGAAGGTCGCGGAAAGGCTGTTTGCCATCTGCGGGAAGGACGAGGCCTGTTTACAGCAGCAAATTCGCAATGGGCGCAATTACGTGTTCAAAGAGGCCCGCTTGACCGCCAAGGTGGAAGGGGTGTGTGCGGGGAAAACTGTTTTAGCAAAGCAAGAGATGAATGATCTGCGCCGGCAGTATTTTCTGAATCCGCAAATCACCCGCTATGCCCGGCTTCTATCCTGCGCCTATGGAAATGAGGGTTACAGCGTTAATGCCGACAACTATGATTCGATGGTTTTGATCCAGTCAGACCCCGTCGCCATGCAAGCCAAAGTCCGACGACAGGCCGTGCGGGCTGTGCAGAAAAATCATGTCAACAGCGGGGCTCTTCGTGATGTGCAAATACTGGATGATTCCTTCCGGGAGGCACTGGTCCTGGCTCTAAAAGACGGCCATGGTTTGTACCCCAGCCGGGCGAGGGAATTTCTGGAAAAGTACGATCAAACAGGTCGAGTGGAGCTCTCGGATCGGTCCAAAATCTCAAAAAAGAGCAGTAAAAAAACTGTGAAATAA